A segment of the Streptomyces sp. P9-A2 genome:
CGGATCTCCAGCTCCAGGTCGATCAGTTCGCCGCTGCGGTCGGCCAGTTCGGCACGGCCGGCGTCCGTGATCGAGTACACCTTGCGGCCGCCCTCGCTGGTGTGGGTGACCAGGCCCTCCGCCTCCAGCTTGGCCAGGCGCGGGTAGACCGTGCCCGCCGAGGGCGCGTACAGCCCATGGAAGCGCTCCTCGAGCAGACGGATCACCTCGTAGCCGTGGCGCGGGGCCTCGTCCAGCAGCTTCAGCAGGTACAGGCGGAGGCGTCCGTGGGCGAAGACGGGAGGCATGTCAGAACACCTTCTTGTCGGTGGGGCCGTCGGGTGTGGCGTCGGGGTCCGGAGTGGGGACGGAATCGTCCCCCGGGTTGTCCCGTGGCCGGCTCCCGGGGCCGCCCGGGTCCGCAGGTCCCTCCATGGGTGTATCCGCGGGTGTGTCCGGTCCGCCTCCGGCGGCGGGCGGCGCGTCCCACGGCTCGCTCTCCTCCTCGTGGGGCGGGCGGCGCAGCAGGGCTATGGAGCCGGAGACGGTGGTGGCCCGCAGCTTGCCGGTGCCCGCGCCCAGCCGGCCGGTGATCTTGTGTGCGCCCCACTGGCCGTGAACCCGCAGGCCGTCGAAGGCGTTGGAGACGGCGCCGCTCGCCGTGTTGGCCTCGACCTCGGCATCCGCCGGATCGGGCAGCCGGATCGCGATCTCACCGGAGACGCTGGTCAGCCGGATATCGGTGGGACCGTCGGGAGCGAGGTCCACGATCATGGAGCCACTGACCGAGTCCGCGCGCACGGTGGAGCCGGAGCCGTCGACCACGGTGAGGTCGCCGGAGACGGAGTTGAAGCGGAGGTCGCCGGTGACGGACTGGGCCTCGATGTTCCCGGACACCGTGTCCGCGCGGACCGGGCCGGAGAGGGCGACCAGAGTCGCGTCGCCCGTGACGCCCTTCACCACGGTCGGCCCCTTGACCCCGGAGACGACGGCACCGGCGCCGACCACGCCCACCTCGACCCGCGTATGCGCCGGAACGGCCAGGGAGACCACCGCGCTGCGGCGCCAGCCCTTGCGGTCCAGCCACTTGAGGAAGCCCTTCCAGGGCAGGTCCTCATAGGCCACCGTGAGGACGCCGTCCCGCTGGGTCACCATCAGCGGCGGTCCCTCGGTCTCGGAGATCTCCAGCCGGGCGGAACCTTCGTCCGTGCCCACCACGTTCACCGTTCCGTTGACGATGCGGACGTGGAGCTCGGCCACCGGGTCGTCGAAAGTGAGCTTCTCGGGCCCCGAGACGGACCTTTCGAACATGGTGGAACCTCCTGGGACGGGCTGCCGGGACTGTCTTGTCTGACTGCCGGAGGGCGAAACGGCGGCACGAGGTGTGCGGCACATGGCCGCACACGTATCCCGACGCGCCATATCGCGTCTCACGTAATTCACGATATATCGCGGTCGATGAAAGTCAAGACACTCGTTCCGGTGACCAGTCGCCCTGCGTGTCGGGCGAATTGTCCTACGGTGTGACCATGTCGACGGAACCATCCCAGGTCGCCGGCCGGGCCCGTCCCGTACCGGGAGCCCTGCTGCTGTGCCGCGCGGAGCCCGGCTCCGTCGTTCCCGCCGCCCGGCTGCTGCACGAACGCATGCTGCTCGCCCGGGCCGGCGATGACTGGAGTGTGCTCGTCCCCGAGGGCGGGCCCTGGCGGTCCGGCACGGACCCGGTGGACCGGGTGGTCAAC
Coding sequences within it:
- a CDS encoding DUF4097 family beta strand repeat-containing protein, with amino-acid sequence MFERSVSGPEKLTFDDPVAELHVRIVNGTVNVVGTDEGSARLEISETEGPPLMVTQRDGVLTVAYEDLPWKGFLKWLDRKGWRRSAVVSLAVPAHTRVEVGVVGAGAVVSGVKGPTVVKGVTGDATLVALSGPVRADTVSGNIEAQSVTGDLRFNSVSGDLTVVDGSGSTVRADSVSGSMIVDLAPDGPTDIRLTSVSGEIAIRLPDPADAEVEANTASGAVSNAFDGLRVHGQWGAHKITGRLGAGTGKLRATTVSGSIALLRRPPHEEESEPWDAPPAAGGGPDTPADTPMEGPADPGGPGSRPRDNPGDDSVPTPDPDATPDGPTDKKVF